Proteins co-encoded in one Epinephelus moara isolate mb chromosome 13, YSFRI_EMoa_1.0, whole genome shotgun sequence genomic window:
- the LOC126400274 gene encoding DNA ligase 1, translated as MSPVKSQGRINATKQRAGNQQKKVRQNVSRPPQSPSKVPNGKQKVRGNSPTPEYRKTDKVKSSGRNKADPSKKRSPEPQKQAGSTLGNGTTVNREKLQHNKDSKTGINKTTKLKPPLKAAPTIQGRINNNLPTKPENKRSDKVTESEEEESESDAGSSEEVTEEETSNDEKEEEQGSKTEPSETHGSEESSEEEAEEASDTQRDTGQTASEGSDRELSEEVKSRSEPATSSEEEEENNKEVEVFEAVISDVVEDRAITQDTSEKPPADTACRRRRQTPRPSKPAQAPKYKMFKKTKADKQAEKAEKQRAKAEKQRLEKEAKQKAKEEKKNKKKQQKEDKPSSTTEETQPTKDPPTNKEDENINEKDAPVEADPDEVEEEKAEPILTKAIKGQNRIMLLKAKGKDLKAIMEPEEQQDAGSTVKGRPQGLLLGKVKMASLRNKANKMLTKPDEETSESEAADGASSKPKECLIVRRKGMTTLRRVSGWIQKNVPRGLNMRKKLSAWTKAIGISHWLSLRSIKQKQGPRKSKGNILKHRMAMRVASKTSLAGKNRRSSVDKMEKENTSLQEKAEEGGEEAAPVGEKEVEAKYAVVLPRMNKLGRAKTAEVPQAAPGSSTPSSTTGPSGEPTTSQPKPPKPGARLVLPVKPDLSLLKSIKKSLPGGLQSGADVAERSPGSSGTPEGPSSTEDRNRRPAHNNQDGVSVLLAARGKLNPSQINLTKMSLSGPTRAKGPDSESEAAAGIPRSATQPFPNGEANAVMPGVRSLYEEEADREVAQLMGEGGMYAITQPDVHWAGNPRMSGDPQDWLRAENLLPHQTVEKLTKWTVYDDEGQARTIPAHNGRGPWESDDPTQEMLESRLVCTQVLMLH; from the exons ATGTCACCAGTCAAGTCCCAAGGTAGAATAAATGCCACAAAGCAGAGGGCAGGAAATCAACAGAAAAAAGTGAGACAGAATGTTTCCAGACCACCTCAGTCTCCCTCTAAAGTGCctaatggaaaacaaaaagttaGAGGGAATTCACCAACTCCTGAGTACAGAAAGACAGATAAGGTGAAGAGCAGTGGAAGGAATAAAGCAGATCCAAGTAAAAAGAGAAGTCCAGAACCACAGAAACAAGCGGGAAGCACGCTAGGAAACGGAACAACTGTAAATCGTGAAAAGCTTCAACATAACAAAGATAGTAAGACAGGAATAAACAAGACAACTAAACTTAAACCTCCACTAAAAGCAGCCCCAACCATACAAGGGAGGATCAACAACAACCTCCCCACCAAGCCTGAGAACAAGAGAAGTGACAAAGTGAcagagagtgaggaggaggaatcAGAGAGCGATGCAGGAAGCTCAGAGGAGGTGACGGAAGAGGAAACTAGTAACgatgagaaagaggaggagcagggcaGTAAAACAGAGCCATCTGAGACACATGGGAGTGAGGagagcagtgaggaggaggctgaggaggCATCGGATACTCAAAGAGATACAGGACAGACAGCAAGCGAGGGATCGGACAGAGAGCTTTCAGAGGAAGTCAAATCCAGAAGTGAACCGGCCACTtccagtgaagaagaagaggaaaacaaCAAGGAAGTTGAAGTATTTGAGGCGGTCATCAGTGATGTGGTTGAAGACAGGGCGATAACCCAGGACACATCTGAAAAGCCACCAGCTGATACAGCCTGCAGACGACGCAGACAAACTCCCCGTCCCTCGAAGCCTGCACAAGCACCAAAATAcaagatgtttaaaaaaacaaaagcagataaGCAGGCAGAGAAGGCTGAGAAACAGAGAGCCAAAGCAGAGAAGCAGAGGTTAGAAAAGGAAGCCAAACAAAAAGccaaggaagaaaaaaagaacaaaaagaaacaacaaaaagaggacaAACCAAGTTCTACAACAGAGGAGACTCAACCAACAAAAGATCCTCCCACCAACAAAGAagatgaaaatataaatgagaAAGATGCTCCTGTAGAGGCAGATCCAGATGAGGTAGAGGAGGAGAAGGCTGAACCAATACTGACCAAAGCCATCAAAGGCCAAAACCGAATAATGCTTCTCAAAGCCAAAGGTAAGGATCTCAAAGCCATTATGGAGCCTGAGGAGCAGCAGGACGCTGGAAGTACCGTCAAAGGGCGGCCACAGGGATTGCTCTTGGGGAAAGTCAAGATGGCATCTCTCCGAAACAAAGCAAATAAGATGCTAACGAAGCCTGATGAGGAAACATCAGAGAGTGAAGCCGCTGATGGAGCGTCCAGCAAACCCAAGGAATGTTTGATAGTGCGAAGAAAAGGTATGACCACTCTTCGTCGAGTGTCCGGTTGGATTCAGAAAAATGTGCCACGGGGGTTGAATATGAGAAAGAAGCTTTCTGCTTGGACTAAAGCCATCGGGATCTCCCACTGGCTTTCCCTTCGATCAATAAAACAGAAGCAAGGCCCCAGAAAATCTAAGGGCAATATCCTCAAACACAGGATGGCCATGAGAGTTGCCAGTAAAACCAGCTTGGCCGGTAAAAATAGAAGGTCCTCTGTGGACAAAATGGAGAAAGAGAATACCAGTCTTCAGGAAaaggcagaggagggaggggaggaagcAGCCCCAGTTGGAGAGAAAGAGGTAGAGGCCAAATATGCTGTGGTACTCCCCAGGATGAACAAACTGGGAAGGGCAAAGACAGCAGAGGTGCCCCAAGCAGCTCCTGGATCTTCTACTCCATCAAGTACCACTGGACCATCAGGAGAACCCACTACATCACAGCCCAAACCCCCAAAACCAGGTGCCAGGCTTGTGCTCCCTGTAAAACCAGATCTCAGCCTCCTGAAGTCCATCAAGAAGTCCTTGCCTGGAGGGTTACAGTCAGGTGCAGATGTGGCAGAGAGGAGCCCTGGCTCCAGTGGTACACCAGAGGGACCATCCAGCACCGAGGATAGAAACAGGAGACCTGCCCACAACAATCAAGATGGAGTCAGTGTGCTACTGGCTGCAAGAGGGAAACTGAACCCCTCTCAGATCAACCTGACCAAGATGTCCTTGTCAGGGCCGACTCGGGCCAAGGGACCAGATTCAGAAAGCGAGGCTGCAGCTGGGATTCCCAGGTCCGCCACTCAGCCCTTTCCAAATGGGGAGGCAAATGCTGTGATGCCTGGTGTCCGGTCCCTGTATGAAGAAGAGGCAGACAGGGAAGTAGCCCAGTTGATGGGTGAGGGGGGAATGTATGCCATCACCCAACCAGACGTGCACTGGGCTGGGAACCCAAGGATGAGTGGAGACCCTCAG GACTGGCTGCGTGCTGAGAACCTGCTGCCCCACCAGACAGTGGAGAAGCTAACCAAGTGGACAGTCTATGATGATGAGGGCCAGGCCAGGACCATTCCTGCCCACAATGGGAGGGGCCCCTGGGAATCAGATGACCCCACCCAGGAGATGCTGGAGAGTCGTCTGGTCTGCACACAGGTATTAATGCTGCATTGA